In Methylobacterium aquaticum, the following are encoded in one genomic region:
- a CDS encoding nuclear transport factor 2 family protein encodes MPDTTTDPAAGEPDYDRLLRANLARVFNERDPAGRAAALDELFVAEPVMFEPTGPVRGRAAISEVAGRLLDHFGPGFRFVPEGRAVGHHGLGTLRWTAGPEGGPVAVTGMDAAEIVDGRIARLWVLLDPPRA; translated from the coding sequence ATGCCGGACACCACGACGGATCCTGCCGCGGGCGAGCCCGATTACGACCGTCTGCTGCGCGCCAACCTCGCGCGCGTCTTCAACGAGCGCGACCCGGCCGGGCGAGCCGCCGCCCTCGACGAGCTCTTCGTCGCCGAGCCGGTGATGTTCGAGCCGACGGGCCCCGTCCGGGGCCGGGCGGCGATCTCCGAGGTGGCCGGCCGGCTGCTCGATCATTTCGGACCGGGCTTCCGGTTCGTTCCCGAGGGCAGGGCCGTCGGCCATCACGGCCTCGGCACCCTGCGCTGGACGGCAGGTCCCGAGGGCGGCCCCGTCGCGGTGACCGGGATGGATGCCGCCGAGATCGTCGACGGGCGGATCGCGCGGCTCTGGGTGCTGCTCGACCCGCCGCGCGCGTGA
- a CDS encoding alpha/beta fold hydrolase, which translates to MGFVTTGDGVEIFYKDWGPREAQAIVFHHGWPLSSDDWDAQMLFFLQHGYRVVAHDRRGHGRSSQAPGGHDMDHYAADAAAVVHRLGLTNAIHIGHSTGGGEVARYVARHGEPQGRVAKAVLVSAVPPLMLKTGANPGGLPLAVFDGFRAALAANRAQFFLDVAAGPFYGFNRPGAQVQEGVVRNWWRQGMMGSALAHHDGIKAFSETDQTEDLRAISVPTLVLHGEDDQIVPIDASGRKSVTLLRNGTLKTYPGLPHGMLTTHAETVNADLLAFVTA; encoded by the coding sequence ATGGGCTTCGTGACCACCGGCGACGGCGTGGAGATCTTTTACAAGGATTGGGGGCCGCGGGAGGCGCAGGCCATCGTGTTCCATCACGGCTGGCCGCTCTCCTCCGACGACTGGGACGCGCAGATGCTGTTCTTCCTGCAGCACGGCTACCGGGTCGTCGCCCATGATCGGCGCGGCCACGGCCGCTCGTCGCAGGCGCCCGGCGGGCACGACATGGACCATTACGCCGCGGACGCGGCGGCGGTGGTACACAGGCTCGGGCTGACGAACGCGATCCATATCGGGCATTCGACCGGCGGCGGCGAGGTCGCCCGCTACGTCGCGCGCCACGGCGAGCCGCAGGGGCGGGTCGCCAAGGCGGTCCTCGTCAGTGCCGTGCCGCCCCTGATGCTGAAGACCGGGGCCAATCCCGGCGGCCTGCCGCTCGCGGTCTTCGACGGGTTCCGCGCGGCCCTCGCCGCCAACCGGGCACAGTTCTTCCTCGATGTCGCGGCCGGGCCGTTCTACGGCTTCAACCGGCCGGGGGCGCAGGTCCAGGAGGGCGTTGTCCGCAACTGGTGGCGTCAAGGCATGATGGGCTCGGCCCTGGCCCATCACGACGGCATCAAGGCCTTCTCCGAGACCGACCAGACCGAGGATCTGCGGGCGATCTCGGTGCCGACCCTCGTGCTCCACGGCGAGGACGACCAGATCGTCCCGATCGACGCCAGCGGCCGGAAATCCGTGACGCTTCTGCGCAACGGCACGCTCAAGACCTATCCGGGGCTGCCCCACGGCATGCTCACGACCCACGCCGAGACGGTGAACGCCGATCTCCTCGCCTTCGTGACGGCCTGA